The Chelatococcus sp. HY11 nucleotide sequence CCAAAGGCGCCTCGGAGATGAGGGTGGTCTTCCGCCACGGCCTGCGTAACGCGCTGATCCCTGTGATCACCGTCGTCGGGTTGCAGACCGGCGCACTGCTCGGCGGAGCGGTTGTCGTCGAATCCGTGTTCTCCTTGCCGGGGCTCGGCTCCATGATGGTCGAGAGCATCTTTTCGCGCGACTATCCCGCCATACAAGGGGCCGTGCTCTTCAGCGTCTGCTGCGTTCTTCTGGTCTCCGTTATTGTTGACGTGCTTTACGCCGTCGTCGATCCCCGCATCGAATATTGAGGAGGATGCAATGGCGATGGCAGCTCCTCCAATCATCACTCCCCTGTCGCCGACACAGCGCTACATGCGCCGCTTCGCGACGCACAAGCTCGGCGTCCTCGGGCTTATCTTCCTGATACTCGTCGTGTCCGCGGCGCTGTTCGCGCCCTGGATCGCGCCCTATCCGCCCCAGCGCATCCTGACGCGGGCGCTCCAGGCGCCGTCTTGGAAGTATTGGTTCGGCACGGATGAAATCGGTCGCGATATTTTCAGCCGGATCGTCTGGGGATCACAGATTTCGCTGCAGGTCGTCGGCTACTCGATCGCCGGCGCGGCTATCGTTGGCGCCACCGTGGGGCTGATCGCCGGCTACGTCGGCGGCTGGATCGACATCGTTCTGATGCGGATCATGGATGCCATCATGGCATTCCCGTTCCTCATCTTTGCCCTGGCGATCGTCGCCATTCTCGGCCCTTCCGTGCAGAACTCCGCGATGGCGATCGCGATT carries:
- a CDS encoding ABC transporter permease is translated as MAAPPIITPLSPTQRYMRRFATHKLGVLGLIFLILVVSAALFAPWIAPYPPQRILTRALQAPSWKYWFGTDEIGRDIFSRIVWGSQISLQVVGYSIAGAAIVGATVGLIAGYVGGWIDIVLMRIMDAIMAFPFLIFALAIVAILGPSVQNSAMAIAIAKAPGFARIVRSEILGLRGREFVKAAIVLGATDQRIITRHLWPNVTGNLIIYASLSGSTALITESSLSFLGLGVRPPAPSWGYMISVGMAHWQYWWMSVFPGLAIFLTVLAFNFVGDALRDASDSKLDLGTS